A portion of the Sulfuricurvum kujiense DSM 16994 genome contains these proteins:
- the nifJ gene encoding pyruvate:ferredoxin (flavodoxin) oxidoreductase, whose amino-acid sequence MSKSTTITVDGNEAVALVAHKINEVIAIYPITPSSPMGEFSDLYSSKGQKNIFGTVPEVYEMQSEGGASGAVHGALQAGSLTTTFTASQGLLLMIPNMYKIAGELTPTVFHVAARSLAAQGLSIFGDHQDVMGVRQSGFALMASNSVQEAHDFALISQAASLRSRIPFLHFFDGFRTSHEVSRIEKLDDDVLKAMIDPDLVAEHRRRGLNPNHPVLRGTAQNPDVYFQGRESVNRYYQALPQILQNEMDKFASLSGRSYHLFDYVGAADAERVIVLMGSGAEAVEESVNHLVSIGEKVGMIKVRLALPFASEAFIAALPPSVRSIAVLDRTKEPGSLGEPLYHDVLTALFEHRDNLPSAMPRIIGGRYGLSSKEFTPSMIFSIYAELSKPLMKNHFTIGIDDDVTFTSLEFDHDFILQNPDQFQAVFYGLGSDGTVGANKNTIKIIGTETEHYAQGYFVYDSKKSGSMTTSHLRFGTKPIKSSYLIQKADFVAVHQAVFLEKLDLLEIAKEGGIFLLNSPYPKEEVWDRLPRVTQERIIEKKLKFYAIDAYKVAQASNMGRRINTVMQTCFFAISGILSKEEAMAKIKGSIQKTYGSKGDVIVAMNYAAVDTTLENLYEIDVPSTADSSLELHRPLKGDMSAFAREVIGKITAFKGDELRVSQIPDDGTWPTGTTQYEKRNIAQEVPVWDADTCIQCNKCVLACPHSVIRSSVFDASYLQGAPEGFSAKGAKGKNFGDNDVFAISVAVEDCTGCALCVEVCPAKNKSQTNLKAINMMPQLPLRESGIAQWDFFLSLPKMDRASLDHANLKESQFLEPLFEFSGACPGCGETPYVKLASQLFGDRMVIANATGCSSIYGGNLPTTPWKKNDEGRGPAWSNSLFEDNAEFGLGFRLSIDSHTDRARGLLEALKEQLDISLVEEILSAEQHEESQINLQRERVKKLKHALETLDCDDAKNLSELADYLVKKSVWIMGGDGWAYDIGYGGLDHVLASGKNVNILVLDTQVYSNTGGQQSKATMTGAVAKFAAGGKAGLPKDLAAMAIAYENVYVAKVAMGANDTATIKAFVEAERFDGPSIIIAYSHCVAHGYDLKYGFDQQKRAVDSGLWPIFRFNPDKKKVGENPMSLDYKGPKIDVKDFMYRETRFKMVEKMNALSAGHYLETAAHTAESLYARYKNLQAYYEPSSEEA is encoded by the coding sequence ATGAGTAAATCGACCACCATCACTGTGGACGGAAACGAAGCTGTTGCCCTAGTTGCCCATAAAATCAACGAAGTCATTGCCATTTATCCCATTACCCCATCCTCGCCGATGGGCGAATTCAGCGATCTGTATAGTTCCAAAGGGCAAAAGAATATTTTCGGTACGGTTCCCGAAGTGTATGAGATGCAAAGTGAAGGGGGTGCCAGCGGCGCGGTACACGGTGCTCTTCAGGCCGGATCGCTGACGACGACTTTTACGGCATCGCAGGGGCTGTTGTTGATGATTCCGAATATGTATAAGATCGCAGGTGAGCTTACGCCGACGGTCTTTCATGTGGCGGCGCGTTCTTTGGCTGCTCAGGGGCTCTCTATTTTCGGGGATCATCAGGATGTGATGGGGGTCCGCCAGAGCGGGTTTGCTCTAATGGCTTCGAACTCCGTTCAGGAAGCGCACGATTTTGCCCTGATTTCGCAAGCTGCGAGTCTGCGATCTCGTATCCCTTTTCTCCATTTTTTCGACGGTTTTCGAACCTCCCATGAAGTGAGCCGGATCGAAAAACTCGATGATGACGTTTTGAAAGCGATGATTGATCCGGATTTGGTCGCCGAGCATCGCCGCCGCGGATTGAATCCAAACCACCCCGTACTTCGGGGGACGGCGCAAAATCCCGATGTCTATTTCCAAGGACGTGAGAGCGTTAACCGCTATTATCAAGCACTCCCCCAAATTCTCCAGAATGAGATGGACAAATTTGCCTCGTTGAGCGGTCGGTCTTATCATCTGTTCGATTATGTCGGTGCAGCGGATGCGGAGCGGGTGATCGTTCTGATGGGTTCGGGTGCCGAAGCGGTCGAAGAGAGTGTAAATCATCTTGTATCTATCGGAGAAAAAGTAGGGATGATCAAGGTCCGACTTGCGTTGCCGTTTGCTTCGGAGGCGTTTATCGCCGCACTTCCCCCATCGGTTCGCTCAATTGCGGTACTGGATCGTACAAAAGAGCCGGGAAGTCTCGGCGAACCGCTCTATCACGACGTTCTGACCGCTCTCTTTGAACACAGGGACAATCTGCCCTCTGCAATGCCGCGCATCATCGGCGGGCGATACGGCCTCTCTTCCAAAGAGTTTACCCCGTCCATGATCTTCTCTATTTATGCGGAGTTGAGCAAACCGCTGATGAAAAACCATTTTACGATCGGGATTGATGATGACGTCACGTTCACCTCGCTTGAGTTTGACCATGATTTCATCCTTCAAAATCCCGATCAGTTTCAAGCGGTGTTTTACGGATTGGGATCGGACGGAACGGTAGGGGCGAACAAAAATACGATCAAAATTATCGGAACCGAAACGGAGCATTACGCGCAGGGCTATTTCGTCTATGACTCGAAAAAATCGGGTTCGATGACGACGTCGCATCTGCGCTTCGGTACCAAGCCGATCAAATCCAGCTATCTGATCCAAAAAGCCGATTTTGTGGCGGTCCATCAGGCTGTCTTTTTAGAAAAACTCGATCTTTTGGAGATTGCCAAAGAGGGGGGGATATTTTTGCTCAACTCCCCTTATCCCAAAGAAGAGGTGTGGGATCGGCTCCCGAGGGTAACGCAGGAGAGAATCATTGAGAAAAAGCTCAAATTCTATGCGATCGATGCGTATAAAGTGGCTCAGGCCTCCAATATGGGACGGCGAATCAATACGGTAATGCAGACGTGCTTTTTCGCCATCAGCGGGATTCTGAGCAAAGAAGAGGCGATGGCAAAGATCAAAGGCTCTATCCAAAAGACCTACGGTTCCAAAGGGGATGTCATCGTTGCGATGAACTACGCCGCGGTGGATACGACGTTGGAAAATCTCTACGAGATTGACGTCCCCTCAACCGCCGATTCGTCGCTTGAACTTCACCGCCCGCTCAAAGGGGATATGTCCGCCTTTGCCCGCGAGGTGATCGGAAAAATCACCGCCTTTAAGGGGGATGAGCTTCGGGTATCCCAAATACCCGATGACGGTACCTGGCCGACGGGGACAACCCAGTATGAAAAACGCAACATCGCCCAGGAAGTTCCCGTGTGGGACGCCGATACCTGTATTCAGTGCAACAAATGTGTCCTTGCCTGTCCCCACTCGGTGATCCGCTCATCCGTGTTCGACGCATCCTATCTGCAAGGGGCTCCCGAGGGATTCAGCGCCAAAGGGGCCAAAGGGAAAAATTTCGGCGACAATGATGTCTTCGCGATTTCGGTTGCGGTTGAAGACTGTACCGGATGTGCCCTCTGTGTCGAAGTGTGTCCTGCCAAAAACAAGTCCCAGACCAATCTTAAAGCAATCAATATGATGCCGCAGCTTCCGCTCCGTGAGAGTGGCATCGCGCAATGGGATTTTTTCCTTTCCCTGCCTAAAATGGATCGCGCATCGCTTGATCATGCCAATCTCAAAGAGTCGCAGTTTCTAGAACCGCTCTTTGAGTTTAGCGGTGCATGTCCTGGGTGCGGCGAGACGCCGTACGTCAAACTCGCTTCCCAGCTGTTCGGAGATCGGATGGTGATTGCCAATGCGACGGGGTGCAGTTCGATCTACGGCGGCAATCTTCCGACTACGCCGTGGAAAAAGAACGATGAGGGACGAGGACCGGCATGGTCGAATTCACTTTTTGAAGACAACGCCGAATTTGGGCTGGGATTTCGCCTCTCTATCGATTCGCACACCGACCGTGCCCGGGGATTGCTGGAAGCGCTTAAAGAGCAGTTGGATATTTCATTGGTCGAAGAGATCCTGAGTGCCGAGCAGCATGAAGAGTCGCAGATCAATCTTCAGCGAGAGAGGGTGAAAAAACTCAAACACGCGTTGGAAACGTTAGATTGTGATGACGCCAAAAACCTGTCGGAACTTGCCGATTATCTGGTCAAAAAATCGGTCTGGATCATGGGAGGAGACGGCTGGGCATACGATATCGGCTACGGCGGATTGGACCATGTCCTCGCCAGCGGCAAAAACGTCAATATCCTTGTCCTTGATACGCAGGTCTATTCGAATACGGGGGGACAGCAGTCCAAAGCGACCATGACGGGCGCAGTGGCGAAATTCGCCGCAGGGGGGAAAGCGGGATTGCCGAAAGACCTCGCTGCGATGGCCATTGCCTATGAAAACGTCTATGTTGCCAAAGTTGCGATGGGTGCCAATGATACGGCAACCATCAAGGCATTCGTTGAAGCGGAGCGTTTTGACGGACCTTCCATTATCATCGCCTATTCGCACTGTGTGGCTCACGGATACGATCTCAAATACGGATTCGATCAGCAAAAACGTGCCGTTGACAGCGGTTTATGGCCGATTTTCCGTTTTAACCCCGATAAGAAAAAAGTCGGAGAGAATCCGATGAGTCTGGATTACAAAGGGCCTAAAATCGATGTCAAAGATTTTATGTACCGTGAAACCCGCTTTAAAATGGTTGAGAAGATGAATGCACTCTCGGCAGGACACTATCTCGAAACGGCGGCGCATACCGCTGAATCACTTTATGCGCGCTACAAAAATCTGCAGGCGTATTATGAGCCGTCATCTGAGGAGGCGTAA
- a CDS encoding M3 family metallopeptidase produces MHPFADFKLNLETFISELNTIIEINHKTIADLLAVPNKTYANFIRPFDFMEEDLELFFTPLSHINAVKNSEASQKVYAEALPILTEYSTFVGQNLDIYEAFKTIKANEYDSLNIEQRRILDLNILHFELAGAHLDDVSKARLAEINQRKSTLTNDFSQNVLDATNAYEKIITNEADVAGIPESDLENARFEEEGVSKYRFTLQMPSYIAYMTYGPNRAIREELYRAYTTRAPQNGAIIDELMALRQESAELLGFANYAEYSLASKMAPSTESVLKFLNELIDASRVQGMRELEELRAVAKGIDLQSYDSAYYGEILKKAQYDIDEEEYRPYFEQHSVMEGMFTFLNELFGLHFVRQNIELWDEKALAYDIYDGENLTARVYFDLEARKDKRGGAWMHNFQTHCEDTQGCAHLSSAFVVCNFPPSSETSPSLLRHDDVVTLFHEMGHTLHHLLSRVKEHGVSGVNGVEWDAVEFPSQFLENFAYEPKVLKLFAKHHQSGEILSDELIAKLIRAKNFQSAMFMLRQLEFSLFDFELHSKLHQGEEIQNLLDSVRARTSLIKPPEYNKFQNGFSHIFSGGYSAGYYSYKWAEVLSADAYYAIVDEGVFGSELARKYKEVVLARGGSQSMQELFVEMMGRECESKNLLRLNGIE; encoded by the coding sequence ATGCACCCTTTTGCCGATTTTAAACTCAATTTAGAGACATTCATTTCTGAACTCAATACCATTATTGAAATCAACCATAAAACCATTGCCGATTTACTTGCCGTACCGAATAAGACCTATGCCAATTTCATCCGCCCTTTTGATTTTATGGAAGAAGATTTAGAGCTATTTTTTACTCCCCTTTCGCATATCAATGCCGTAAAAAATTCCGAAGCGAGCCAAAAAGTATATGCCGAGGCACTTCCGATCCTCACCGAGTATTCGACATTCGTCGGTCAAAATCTCGATATTTACGAAGCATTTAAAACGATCAAAGCCAACGAGTACGATTCCCTTAACATCGAGCAGCGCCGCATACTCGACCTCAATATTCTCCATTTCGAGCTCGCCGGCGCCCATCTAGACGATGTGTCCAAAGCGCGCTTAGCCGAAATAAACCAACGTAAAAGTACCCTCACCAACGATTTTTCCCAAAACGTTCTTGATGCCACCAACGCGTATGAAAAAATCATCACAAATGAAGCCGATGTGGCGGGGATACCCGAAAGTGATCTGGAGAATGCCCGCTTTGAAGAAGAGGGGGTAAGCAAATACCGTTTTACCCTCCAAATGCCCTCCTACATCGCCTATATGACCTACGGTCCCAACCGAGCTATCCGTGAAGAACTTTACCGTGCCTACACGACCCGTGCGCCCCAAAACGGTGCCATCATCGATGAGCTGATGGCGCTTCGTCAAGAGAGTGCCGAATTATTAGGCTTTGCAAACTATGCCGAATACTCTCTCGCCTCCAAAATGGCACCGAGTACGGAGAGCGTTTTGAAATTTTTGAACGAGCTCATCGACGCATCCCGTGTTCAGGGGATGCGGGAACTCGAAGAGCTCCGTGCCGTCGCAAAAGGGATCGACCTGCAAAGTTACGACAGCGCCTACTACGGCGAGATCCTCAAAAAGGCCCAGTACGATATCGATGAAGAAGAGTACCGTCCCTACTTCGAGCAGCATAGTGTTATGGAGGGGATGTTCACTTTTTTAAACGAGCTATTCGGTCTCCATTTTGTCCGCCAAAACATCGAACTGTGGGATGAAAAAGCCCTCGCGTACGATATCTATGACGGTGAAAACCTTACCGCACGGGTCTATTTCGATCTCGAAGCCCGCAAAGATAAACGGGGCGGTGCGTGGATGCACAATTTTCAGACCCATTGCGAAGATACGCAAGGGTGCGCCCATCTCTCCAGCGCCTTTGTCGTCTGCAACTTTCCCCCTTCTTCTGAGACGTCGCCATCCCTTCTGAGACATGATGACGTCGTCACCCTTTTTCATGAGATGGGACACACCCTCCATCATCTCCTCAGCCGTGTCAAAGAGCACGGTGTCAGCGGAGTCAACGGGGTCGAGTGGGATGCGGTTGAATTTCCCTCACAGTTTTTGGAAAATTTCGCGTATGAACCCAAAGTTCTTAAACTCTTTGCCAAACATCACCAAAGCGGAGAGATACTCAGTGATGAGCTGATTGCCAAACTGATCCGTGCGAAAAATTTCCAAAGTGCCATGTTTATGCTCCGCCAGCTTGAGTTCTCATTGTTCGATTTCGAGCTTCACTCCAAACTCCACCAAGGCGAAGAGATCCAAAATCTTCTCGACAGCGTCCGTGCGCGAACATCCTTGATCAAACCGCCTGAGTATAACAAATTCCAAAACGGCTTCAGCCACATTTTCAGCGGGGGATACAGCGCGGGATACTACAGCTATAAATGGGCGGAGGTGCTCAGTGCCGACGCCTATTACGCCATCGTCGATGAGGGGGTATTCGGAAGCGAGCTGGCCCGCAAATACAAAGAGGTCGTCCTGGCCCGTGGGGGAAGCCAGAGTATGCAGGAGCTGTTTGTCGAGATGATGGGGAGAGAGTGCGAGTCTAAAAATCTCCTTCGGTTGAACGGGATTGAATAG
- a CDS encoding endonuclease/exonuclease/phosphatase family protein: MKIATYNVENLFDMHYDGTEYEEYIPNGDWGWTNEMYRAKLINTATVIRGIGADIIGLQEIESESALKDLKAEINRQGLYYPYYAFAKTRNSAVNVALLSRYPIQSALKHPVNYSGKYRDILEAKILIEEKPLRVFVNHWKSKGGPESERIVCAKRLLQRLNELPEDEPYVLVGDFNSHYEEHKTFLKSRKHNNTDGITGINHILGTVNKEGNPITYTALKNTQGVRYNLWYELDKEKRWSHQFRGHGEGLDNIIISQALADGIGIDYIEGSFDRYTPDYLFAKGKVYRWQQSRRYPKHHLGEGYSDHLPIYARFKL; this comes from the coding sequence GTGAAAATTGCGACCTATAACGTCGAAAATCTCTTCGATATGCATTATGACGGAACGGAATATGAAGAGTATATCCCTAACGGCGACTGGGGATGGACGAACGAAATGTACCGTGCGAAACTGATCAATACCGCCACTGTAATCAGAGGGATCGGTGCCGATATCATCGGTTTGCAAGAAATTGAATCGGAAAGTGCCCTCAAAGATCTCAAAGCCGAAATCAATCGCCAAGGACTCTATTACCCCTACTACGCTTTTGCCAAAACACGAAACTCCGCCGTCAATGTCGCGCTTCTCAGCCGCTATCCGATCCAAAGTGCCCTCAAACACCCTGTCAATTACAGCGGAAAGTATAGAGATATCCTCGAAGCCAAAATCCTAATCGAGGAGAAACCGCTGCGGGTCTTCGTCAATCACTGGAAATCTAAAGGGGGACCCGAAAGCGAGCGCATCGTCTGTGCTAAACGACTCCTTCAACGTTTGAATGAGCTTCCCGAAGATGAACCTTATGTCCTCGTCGGCGATTTTAATTCCCACTACGAAGAGCATAAGACGTTTCTCAAAAGCCGTAAACATAATAATACCGACGGAATAACCGGAATCAACCATATTCTGGGTACCGTCAATAAAGAAGGCAATCCGATCACCTATACAGCTTTAAAAAATACGCAGGGAGTCCGGTACAATCTTTGGTATGAACTGGACAAAGAGAAGCGGTGGAGTCATCAGTTTAGAGGACACGGCGAAGGGCTGGACAATATCATCATTTCTCAGGCATTAGCCGACGGCATCGGAATTGACTATATAGAGGGGAGTTTTGATCGTTATACCCCTGATTATCTTTTTGCAAAAGGGAAAGTCTACCGATGGCAGCAAAGCCGCCGCTATCCTAAACACCATTTGGGGGAAGGGTATTCCGATCATCTTCCGATCTATGCTCGGTTTAAATTGTAA
- a CDS encoding CHAD domain-containing protein, whose product MEANLLTRYLLYQLYHARLMLHSFERSKKGEYLHEFRIALRQIRSLSELFLADTIQFPEPLKATVKATNPIRELDVLIDSLSSSEYKKLLKQLSKIRKNTLKNLLTPEFVKETSYLLDEYYNLIDQTDLQLISEILIQKVLTHYQHCLSIYKSLEKDAKPKTLHRLRIKFKDARYGFEFLDVSGIHKSQKIIQHCKQMQTSLGAVQDALNQVEWLEKLYLSNPTSELKELLQKQTKALKKLKDTTLSDRSPEI is encoded by the coding sequence ATGGAAGCTAATCTATTAACGCGCTATCTGCTCTATCAGCTCTATCATGCCCGCTTAATGCTGCACTCTTTTGAACGGAGCAAAAAAGGGGAATATCTCCATGAATTTCGGATCGCATTGCGTCAGATACGTTCTTTAAGCGAGCTCTTTTTAGCCGATACCATACAATTTCCGGAGCCTTTAAAAGCGACGGTCAAAGCCACCAATCCGATCCGGGAGCTTGACGTCCTTATCGATTCTCTCTCCTCTTCCGAGTACAAAAAGCTCCTTAAACAACTTTCCAAAATTCGTAAAAATACACTCAAGAACCTTTTGACTCCGGAATTCGTAAAAGAAACCTCTTATTTGCTGGATGAGTACTATAACCTGATTGATCAAACCGATTTGCAACTCATTTCCGAGATATTGATTCAAAAAGTTCTAACCCACTATCAGCACTGTCTAAGTATCTATAAATCGCTCGAAAAAGATGCCAAACCCAAAACGCTTCACCGTCTTCGAATCAAGTTCAAAGATGCCCGCTACGGATTTGAGTTCCTGGATGTCTCCGGCATTCACAAAAGCCAAAAGATCATTCAACACTGCAAACAGATGCAAACCAGCCTCGGAGCCGTTCAAGACGCACTGAATCAAGTCGAGTGGCTCGAAAAGCTCTATCTTAGCAATCCGACATCCGAATTAAAAGAGCTTCTGCAAAAACAGACCAAAGCCCTCAAAAAACTCAAAGACACCACTCTATCGGATCGATCCCCTGAGATTTGA
- the ung gene encoding uracil-DNA glycosylase, with protein sequence MSINPIIHESWKEALRTEFTHPYMEELKAFLIEEKKNYTIFPQGSNIFNAFNSTPFENVKVVILGQDPYHGPGQAHGLSFSVQHGVPLPPSLQNIFKELVSDVGCEFPKSGDLSHWAREGVLLLNTLLTVRSGEPFSHKERGWERFTDQVIRTLSLQREHIVFILWGAPAGKKASLIDAGKHLILKAPHPSPLSSYRGFFGSKPFSRTNDYLKSQGIDPIEWCL encoded by the coding sequence GTGAGTATCAATCCGATCATTCATGAGAGCTGGAAAGAGGCGCTTCGTACCGAATTCACCCACCCGTATATGGAAGAGCTCAAAGCGTTTTTGATCGAAGAGAAAAAAAACTATACGATTTTCCCGCAGGGGAGCAATATCTTCAATGCGTTCAATTCGACCCCCTTTGAAAACGTCAAAGTCGTTATTCTAGGCCAAGACCCCTATCACGGGCCGGGTCAGGCGCACGGGTTATCGTTTTCGGTACAGCACGGCGTTCCTCTTCCCCCATCCCTTCAAAATATTTTTAAAGAGTTGGTGAGCGATGTCGGATGCGAGTTCCCTAAAAGCGGTGATTTGAGCCATTGGGCTCGTGAGGGGGTATTGCTGCTCAACACTCTGCTCACCGTCCGTTCCGGCGAGCCGTTCTCACACAAAGAGCGGGGATGGGAACGGTTTACCGATCAGGTGATCCGAACGCTCAGCCTTCAGCGCGAACATATTGTTTTTATCCTATGGGGTGCGCCGGCGGGAAAAAAAGCGTCACTCATCGACGCGGGCAAACATTTAATTCTCAAAGCGCCTCATCCCTCACCTCTTTCATCGTATCGGGGCTTTTTCGGCTCAAAACCGTTCAGTCGGACAAACGACTATCTCAAATCTCAGGGGATCGATCCGATAGAGTGGTGTCTTTGA
- a CDS encoding heat shock protein transcriptional repressor HspR, which yields MHHFDEPVYMISIVAKILDIHPQTLRQYERENLIAPSRSDGRIRLYSQRDIEKIKTILRLTRELGVNLAGVDVVMRLKDKMEMMENELSELRSEVARMRSSSSVPPEKSLVTKRSVYEMVIFEDDILK from the coding sequence ATGCACCATTTTGACGAACCGGTTTATATGATCAGTATTGTTGCCAAGATTTTGGATATTCATCCTCAGACCCTTCGTCAATATGAACGGGAAAATCTGATCGCCCCTTCGCGTTCGGACGGGCGTATCCGCCTTTATTCCCAGCGCGATATCGAAAAGATCAAAACGATTCTTCGTCTTACCCGCGAACTCGGGGTTAATCTTGCCGGAGTGGATGTCGTTATGCGCCTCAAAGATAAAATGGAGATGATGGAAAACGAGCTCTCCGAATTGCGAAGCGAAGTGGCGCGGATGCGAAGCAGCTCCAGTGTCCCTCCCGAAAAATCGCTTGTCACCAAACGCAGCGTGTATGAGATGGTTATCTTCGAAGACGATATTTTAAAGTAA
- a CDS encoding DnaJ family protein, translating to MSKSLYTTLEIAPGASEAEIKKAYRKLARQYHPDVNKDPKAEEKFKEINAAYEVLSDKEKRAKYDQFGDSMFGGQNFHDFARGQGGNVDLDDILRNIFGQGGGGFGGGGFGGGFGGFGGGGFGGMNLDIDANVTVPFAVAVLGGKHSISLSGESFDIKIPAGIKSGEKLRVRGKGKRSGGQAGDLYLRIDVAANPEYEREGDNLVKTFNVPLYAALFGGKVSVQTLDKEVTLKVPENTKNGQRFRLKEMGVMNRQTNIRGDLFLKANIILPPVDKIDPALVEQMKQSLPQE from the coding sequence ATGTCTAAAAGTTTATACACTACACTTGAAATCGCTCCCGGTGCCAGCGAAGCCGAGATCAAAAAAGCGTACCGAAAGCTCGCCCGCCAGTATCACCCCGATGTGAACAAAGATCCCAAGGCGGAAGAGAAATTCAAAGAGATCAATGCGGCGTACGAAGTCCTCAGCGATAAAGAGAAACGGGCGAAATACGACCAGTTCGGAGATTCGATGTTCGGCGGTCAGAATTTCCATGATTTCGCCCGAGGTCAGGGGGGAAATGTCGATCTGGACGATATTCTCCGTAATATCTTCGGCCAGGGGGGCGGCGGCTTCGGAGGGGGCGGCTTCGGTGGCGGTTTCGGAGGATTCGGAGGGGGCGGCTTCGGCGGCATGAACCTCGATATCGATGCCAATGTAACCGTTCCGTTTGCCGTTGCGGTATTGGGGGGAAAACACTCGATCAGTCTTTCAGGCGAGAGTTTCGACATTAAAATTCCTGCAGGAATTAAAAGCGGAGAGAAACTCCGTGTCCGCGGAAAAGGGAAACGTTCGGGAGGACAAGCGGGTGACCTCTATCTGCGTATCGATGTCGCCGCCAATCCCGAGTACGAACGGGAAGGGGACAACCTCGTTAAAACCTTTAATGTCCCGCTCTATGCGGCACTTTTCGGCGGAAAAGTGAGTGTTCAGACTCTGGATAAAGAGGTGACGCTGAAAGTCCCCGAAAACACGAAAAACGGTCAGCGGTTCCGTCTCAAAGAGATGGGGGTGATGAACCGTCAGACCAACATTCGCGGGGATCTATTTTTGAAAGCGAACATTATACTGCCACCGGTCGATAAGATCGATCCGGCCTTGGTTGAACAAATGAAACAATCTCTACCGCAGGAGTAA
- the purH gene encoding bifunctional phosphoribosylaminoimidazolecarboxamide formyltransferase/IMP cyclohydrolase: protein MKRALLSVSDKSNIVEFAKSLIGLEYQIISTGGTYKMLKEAGVTAIEIDEVTKFPECFEGRVKTLNPYIHGGILHRRDKQSHLDQAKELGVEAIDLVCVNLYPFKATIEKTDDFEEIIENIDIGGPAMVRSAAKNFDSVIILTDPSDYSLVLNAIANGDNTVEFRRDLMIKAYEHTAAYDSMIANYMNKRFNNGMGNKQFIVGNKVMDTRYGENPHQKGGLYEFDAFFSKNFKTLKGEASFNNLTDISGAVKIAAAFGDENAICIVKHGNPCGFAIRDNLLDAYNEALKCDPISAFGGVVAVNGVVTKALAEKMNEMFLEVIIAGRIDEEALAVFEPKKRLKLFEYGSERITLSNDAIDFKHIDGGFVFQDADRVTAEEVKNAKLVTKHVADEAAMKDAEIAYKVASLTKSNCVVYVKDSAMVAVGMGMTSRVDAARCALKKAEEMGLDVSGSALASEAFFPFRDSIDAAAGAGVKTVIQPGGSVRDEEVIAAADEHGMALYFTGVRHFLH from the coding sequence ATGAAGCGCGCATTGCTAAGCGTCAGCGACAAAAGCAACATCGTTGAATTCGCCAAATCTCTGATCGGATTGGAGTATCAAATCATCTCTACGGGCGGAACCTATAAAATGCTCAAAGAAGCTGGAGTTACCGCGATCGAGATCGATGAGGTGACCAAATTCCCGGAGTGTTTCGAAGGGCGTGTAAAAACATTGAATCCGTACATCCACGGCGGAATCTTGCACCGACGTGACAAACAATCTCACCTTGACCAGGCCAAAGAGCTGGGTGTCGAGGCGATCGATTTGGTGTGTGTTAACCTCTATCCGTTCAAAGCGACGATCGAAAAAACCGACGATTTCGAAGAGATCATCGAAAATATCGACATCGGCGGTCCGGCGATGGTGCGCTCTGCGGCGAAAAACTTCGACAGCGTTATCATCCTGACCGACCCGTCAGATTATTCGCTCGTTTTAAATGCGATTGCAAACGGTGACAATACGGTTGAATTCCGCCGTGATTTGATGATCAAAGCGTATGAGCACACTGCGGCATACGATTCTATGATTGCCAACTACATGAACAAACGCTTCAACAACGGGATGGGGAACAAGCAATTCATCGTCGGAAACAAAGTGATGGATACCCGTTACGGTGAAAACCCGCACCAAAAAGGCGGGCTATACGAGTTTGACGCGTTCTTCTCTAAAAACTTTAAAACCCTCAAAGGGGAAGCGAGTTTCAACAACCTTACCGATATCAGCGGTGCGGTTAAAATCGCGGCGGCATTCGGGGATGAAAATGCGATCTGTATCGTCAAACACGGCAACCCGTGCGGTTTTGCGATCCGTGATAATCTTCTCGATGCGTATAACGAAGCGCTTAAATGCGATCCTATCTCGGCATTCGGCGGTGTCGTAGCGGTAAACGGTGTCGTGACGAAAGCATTGGCGGAAAAAATGAATGAGATGTTCCTCGAAGTGATCATCGCCGGACGCATCGATGAGGAAGCGCTTGCGGTATTCGAGCCGAAAAAACGTCTCAAACTCTTCGAATACGGCAGTGAGCGTATTACATTGAGCAATGATGCGATCGATTTCAAACACATCGACGGCGGATTTGTATTCCAAGATGCCGACCGTGTAACTGCAGAGGAAGTTAAAAACGCTAAATTGGTAACCAAACACGTTGCCGATGAAGCGGCGATGAAAGACGCGGAGATTGCCTATAAAGTAGCATCGTTGACTAAATCGAACTGTGTCGTTTACGTCAAAGACTCGGCGATGGTCGCGGTCGGTATGGGGATGACTTCCCGTGTCGATGCGGCGCGCTGTGCGCTTAAAAAAGCCGAAGAGATGGGTCTGGATGTCAGCGGTTCGGCATTGGCTTCCGAAGCGTTCTTCCCGTTCCGTGATTCGATCGACGCGGCGGCGGGTGCGGGTGTTAAAACCGTTATCCAGCCGGGCGGTTCGGTGCGCGATGAGGAGGTCATTGCGGCAGCGGATGAGCACGGTATGGCCCTTTACTTTACCGGCGTTCGCCACTTTCTTCATTAA